The Coffea arabica cultivar ET-39 chromosome 1e, Coffea Arabica ET-39 HiFi, whole genome shotgun sequence genome has a window encoding:
- the LOC140004595 gene encoding leucine-rich repeat receptor protein kinase HPCA1-like isoform X3, with product MAALRLLLLFLVMSAGCRGIFSNTDPRDVTVLLSLKDQWQNTPPSWGKSDDPCGFPWEGVSCNNYSRVTELLLSAMGLSGKLSGDIGGLTELTSMDLSFNRGLTGPLSPRIGDLQNLSILILTGCSFNGNIPSELGNLAQLSFLALNINNFTGEIPPSLGKLSNLYCLDIADNQLTGSIPISSLTETPGLDLLKKAQHFHFNNNQLSGQIPGTLFSSEMVLIHVLFNGNNLTGGIPSTLGYVQTLEVLRLDRNALTGNVPLNFKNLTNLTELHLEHNQLSGPFPDLTGMKDLNYVDLSNNSFQQSQAPDWFGILESLTTLVAEYGSLEGTVPQKLFALPQIQQVKLRNNAFNETLDMGRTIGQQLKVVDLENNEIAFAALGSGYDNTPILLAGNPVCSADLAKTNYCEDMQPLPPYCTSLANCASTSCPADKKLSPQSCECAHPYEGTMYFRAPSSRELSNYTLFHQLEISLWTKLNLTPGSVSLQKPFFNVDDLLQVHLAFFPSVGEYFNRSEVQRMGFALNYYIFMPPEQFGSFYFRPFPYTFGAERKNAISKTIVTAIAACSVILGLLLICLGIYAVRQKRRAERAVELSKPFASWAPSRKDSGGAPQLKGARWFSYDELKKSTNNFSEKNEIGSGGYGKVYRGMLPSGLFVAIKRSQQGSKQGGHEFKTEIELLSRVHHKNLVGLVGFCFEQGEQMLVYEFMPNGTLRESLSGKSGIYLDWKMRLRAALGSARGLTYLHELAIPPIIHRDINTRNILLDENLTARVADFGLSKLGSDSSNGHVSTQVKGTPGYIDPEYYMTQKLTNKSDVYSFGVVMLELVTAKLPIEKGKHIVHEVRMAMDKNDEECYGLGNMMDPAIRNAANLVGFVRFVDLAMQCVEESAADRPTMSELVKELETIILQNDGLDTNSTSASSIGTSSATVFGMTKGAKHLYDVMPSIRK from the exons ATGGCAGCCCTTCGGCTCCTCCTCCTTTTTTTAGTGATGTCTGCAGGATGTCGTGGGATCTTCTCTAACACAGATCCTCGCGATG TTACTGTTCTTCTGTCTTTGAAAGATCAGTGGCAAAACACACCACCAAGTTGGGGCAAGTCAGATGATCCTTGTGGATTTCCTTGGGAAGGAGTCTCCTGTAACAACTACTCAAGGGTCACTGAATT GCTATTATCAGCTATGGGACTATCAGGTAAACTCAGTGGTGATATTGGAGGACTCACTGAATTGACGTCCAT GGATCTATCATTCAACCGAGGTCTCACTGGTCCACTCTCTCCACGAATAGGAGACTTGCAAAATTTGAGTATATT AATCCTCACTGGATGTAGCTTCAATGGAAATATACCAAGTGAACTAGGGAATCTTGCACAATTGTCCTTCCT GGCACTTAACATAAATAACTTCACTGGAGAGATACCACCATCGCTGGGAAAGCTTTCCAACTTATACTGTCTTGATATAGCAGATAATCAGTTGACAGGATCAATACCTATTTCATCTCTGACTGAAACACCAGGATTGGACCTCCTAAAAAAGGCACAACACTT CCATTTCAACAATAACCAGCTTTCTGGCCAAATTCCAGGCACACTTTTCAGCTCAGAAATGGTACTTATACATGT ACTGTTTAATGGTAACAACTTGACCGGAGGAATCCCCTCAACATTAGGATATGTTCAGACACTTGAGGTTCT GAGGCTAGATCGAAATGCCCTGACTGGCAATGTCCCATTAAACTTCAAAAATCTCACGAATTTGACGGAATT GCACCTAGAACATAATCAGTTATCAGGTCCATTTCCAGACTTGACCGGAATGAAAGACCTCAACTACGT GGACTTGAGCAACAACTCTTTTCAACAATCGCAAGCTCCAGACTGGTTCGGTATATTAGAGTCACTAACAACCTT GGTTGCTGAATACGGATCACTTGAGGGAACAGTGCCTCAGAAACTCTTCGCTTTACCTCAAATTCAACAAGT CAAACTGAGAAACAATGCATTTAACGAGACACTGGATATGGGCAGAACCATTGGTCAGCAACTTAAAGTTGTTGATTTGGAGAACAATGAAATAGCCTTCGCTGCTCTTGGTTCTGGTTATGACAATACACCGAT ATTGCTAGCAGGAAACCCAGTCTGCAGCGCAGATCTTGCAAAGACCAATTACTGTGAGGATATGCAACCACTTCCACCCTATTGTACGAGCCTGGCTAATTGTGCAAGCACATCCTGCCCTGCTGATAAGAAACTCAGTCCACAGAGTTGTGAATGTGCTCATCCATATGAGGGAACAATGTACTTCAGAGCGCCATCCTCCAGGGAGTTGTCTAATTATACTCTATTTCACCAGTTGGAAATTAGCCTGTGGACGAAGTTAAACCTTACTCCTGGCTCAGTTTCTCTGCAGAAACCATTCTTCAATGTTGACGACTTGCTTCAGGTGCATTTGGCATTTTTTCCATCCGTAGGAGAGTATTTCAATAGGTCAGAGGTCCAGAGGATGGGATTTGCTTTAAATTATTACATTTTCATGCCTCCAGAGCAATTTGGGTCCTTCTACTTCAGGCCATTTCCTTACACTTTCGGTG CTGAACGTAAAAATGCCATAAGCAAAACAATTGTTACAGCGATAGCTGCTTGCAGCGTCATTCTGGGATTGTTGCTCATTTGCCTAGGCATCTATGCTGTCCGCCAAAAGAGACGGGCTGAAAGAGCTGTTGAATTAAGTAAACCATTTG CATCTTGGGCTCCAAGTCGCAAGGACAGTGGGGGAGCACCACAACTAAAAGGAGCTCGTTGGTTTTCTTACGATGAGCTGAAGAAATCAACTAATAACTTTTCTGAGAAAAATGAGATCGGTTCTGGTGGCTATGGCAAG GTCTATAGAGGGATGCTCCCAAGTGGACTATTTGTTGCTATCAAAAGATCACAACAAGGCTCCAAGCAAGGTGGACATGAATTCAAAACTGAAATTGAGTTGCTGTCACGAGTTCATCACAAGAACCTCGTTGGCTTGGTTGGATTCTGTTTTGAACAAGGTGAACAGATGTTGGTATATGAGTTTATGCCTAACGGAACTCTGAGGGAGAGTTTATCAG GGAAGAGTGGAATTTATCTAGACTGGAAAATGAGACTTCGAGCTGCACTTGGTTCAGCTAGAGGATTGACTTACTTGCATGAGCTTGCCATCCCTCCTATAATCCACAGAGATATCAACACCAGGAATATTCTCTTGGATGAAAATCTAACAGCTAGGGTTGCAGATTTTGGCTTGTCCAAGCTTGGTTCTGACAGTTCCAATGGCCATGTATCTACTCAAGTTAAAGGCACACCG GGTTATATTGATCCTGAATATTACATGACCCAAAAATTGACAAACAAAAGTGATGTGTATAGCTTTGGTGTGGTTATGCTTGAGCTGGTAACAGCTAAACTGCCTATTGAGAAGGGGAAGCACATTGTCCACGAAGTGAGAATGGCGATGGACAAGAATGATGAAGAATGCTATGGATTAGGGAACATGATGGATCCAGCAATTCGAAACGCGGCCAATCTGGTAGGCTTCGTGAGATTTGTAGATTTGGCAATGCAATGTGTGGAAGAATCAGCAGCAGATCGTCCAACAATGAGTGAACTGGTGAAAGAACTCGAAACAATTATTCTGCAGAATGATGGACTTGATACAAACTCAACATCAGCATCCTCTATCGGCACATCCTCTGCCACAGTTTTTGGCATGACAAAAGGTGCTAAACACCTCTATGATGTGATGCCTAG CATCAGGAAATAA
- the LOC140004595 gene encoding leucine-rich repeat receptor protein kinase HPCA1-like isoform X1 — protein sequence MAALRLLLLFLVMSAGCRGIFSNTDPRDVTVLLSLKDQWQNTPPSWGKSDDPCGFPWEGVSCNNYSRVTELLLSAMGLSGKLSGDIGGLTELTSMDLSFNRGLTGPLSPRIGDLQNLSILILTGCSFNGNIPSELGNLAQLSFLALNINNFTGEIPPSLGKLSNLYCLDIADNQLTGSIPISSLTETPGLDLLKKAQHFHFNNNQLSGQIPGTLFSSEMVLIHVLFNGNNLTGGIPSTLGYVQTLEVLRLDRNALTGNVPLNFKNLTNLTELHLEHNQLSGPFPDLTGMKDLNYVDLSNNSFQQSQAPDWFGILESLTTLVAEYGSLEGTVPQKLFALPQIQQVKLRNNAFNETLDMGRTIGQQLKVVDLENNEIAFAALGSGYDNTPILLAGNPVCSADLAKTNYCEDMQPLPPYCTSLANCASTSCPADKKLSPQSCECAHPYEGTMYFRAPSSRELSNYTLFHQLEISLWTKLNLTPGSVSLQKPFFNVDDLLQVHLAFFPSVGEYFNRSEVQRMGFALNYYIFMPPEQFGSFYFRPFPYTFGAERKNAISKTIVTAIAACSVILGLLLICLGIYAVRQKRRAERAVELSKPFASWAPSRKDSGGAPQLKGARWFSYDELKKSTNNFSEKNEIGSGGYGKVYRGMLPSGLFVAIKRSQQGSKQGGHEFKTEIELLSRVHHKNLVGLVGFCFEQGEQMLVYEFMPNGTLRESLSGKSGIYLDWKMRLRAALGSARGLTYLHELAIPPIIHRDINTRNILLDENLTARVADFGLSKLGSDSSNGHVSTQVKGTPGYIDPEYYMTQKLTNKSDVYSFGVVMLELVTAKLPIEKGKHIVHEVRMAMDKNDEECYGLGNMMDPAIRNAANLVGFVRFVDLAMQCVEESAADRPTMSELVKELETIILQNDGLDTNSTSASSIGTSSATVFGMTKASGNKEIREDLENSGESLPSTDFSRL from the exons ATGGCAGCCCTTCGGCTCCTCCTCCTTTTTTTAGTGATGTCTGCAGGATGTCGTGGGATCTTCTCTAACACAGATCCTCGCGATG TTACTGTTCTTCTGTCTTTGAAAGATCAGTGGCAAAACACACCACCAAGTTGGGGCAAGTCAGATGATCCTTGTGGATTTCCTTGGGAAGGAGTCTCCTGTAACAACTACTCAAGGGTCACTGAATT GCTATTATCAGCTATGGGACTATCAGGTAAACTCAGTGGTGATATTGGAGGACTCACTGAATTGACGTCCAT GGATCTATCATTCAACCGAGGTCTCACTGGTCCACTCTCTCCACGAATAGGAGACTTGCAAAATTTGAGTATATT AATCCTCACTGGATGTAGCTTCAATGGAAATATACCAAGTGAACTAGGGAATCTTGCACAATTGTCCTTCCT GGCACTTAACATAAATAACTTCACTGGAGAGATACCACCATCGCTGGGAAAGCTTTCCAACTTATACTGTCTTGATATAGCAGATAATCAGTTGACAGGATCAATACCTATTTCATCTCTGACTGAAACACCAGGATTGGACCTCCTAAAAAAGGCACAACACTT CCATTTCAACAATAACCAGCTTTCTGGCCAAATTCCAGGCACACTTTTCAGCTCAGAAATGGTACTTATACATGT ACTGTTTAATGGTAACAACTTGACCGGAGGAATCCCCTCAACATTAGGATATGTTCAGACACTTGAGGTTCT GAGGCTAGATCGAAATGCCCTGACTGGCAATGTCCCATTAAACTTCAAAAATCTCACGAATTTGACGGAATT GCACCTAGAACATAATCAGTTATCAGGTCCATTTCCAGACTTGACCGGAATGAAAGACCTCAACTACGT GGACTTGAGCAACAACTCTTTTCAACAATCGCAAGCTCCAGACTGGTTCGGTATATTAGAGTCACTAACAACCTT GGTTGCTGAATACGGATCACTTGAGGGAACAGTGCCTCAGAAACTCTTCGCTTTACCTCAAATTCAACAAGT CAAACTGAGAAACAATGCATTTAACGAGACACTGGATATGGGCAGAACCATTGGTCAGCAACTTAAAGTTGTTGATTTGGAGAACAATGAAATAGCCTTCGCTGCTCTTGGTTCTGGTTATGACAATACACCGAT ATTGCTAGCAGGAAACCCAGTCTGCAGCGCAGATCTTGCAAAGACCAATTACTGTGAGGATATGCAACCACTTCCACCCTATTGTACGAGCCTGGCTAATTGTGCAAGCACATCCTGCCCTGCTGATAAGAAACTCAGTCCACAGAGTTGTGAATGTGCTCATCCATATGAGGGAACAATGTACTTCAGAGCGCCATCCTCCAGGGAGTTGTCTAATTATACTCTATTTCACCAGTTGGAAATTAGCCTGTGGACGAAGTTAAACCTTACTCCTGGCTCAGTTTCTCTGCAGAAACCATTCTTCAATGTTGACGACTTGCTTCAGGTGCATTTGGCATTTTTTCCATCCGTAGGAGAGTATTTCAATAGGTCAGAGGTCCAGAGGATGGGATTTGCTTTAAATTATTACATTTTCATGCCTCCAGAGCAATTTGGGTCCTTCTACTTCAGGCCATTTCCTTACACTTTCGGTG CTGAACGTAAAAATGCCATAAGCAAAACAATTGTTACAGCGATAGCTGCTTGCAGCGTCATTCTGGGATTGTTGCTCATTTGCCTAGGCATCTATGCTGTCCGCCAAAAGAGACGGGCTGAAAGAGCTGTTGAATTAAGTAAACCATTTG CATCTTGGGCTCCAAGTCGCAAGGACAGTGGGGGAGCACCACAACTAAAAGGAGCTCGTTGGTTTTCTTACGATGAGCTGAAGAAATCAACTAATAACTTTTCTGAGAAAAATGAGATCGGTTCTGGTGGCTATGGCAAG GTCTATAGAGGGATGCTCCCAAGTGGACTATTTGTTGCTATCAAAAGATCACAACAAGGCTCCAAGCAAGGTGGACATGAATTCAAAACTGAAATTGAGTTGCTGTCACGAGTTCATCACAAGAACCTCGTTGGCTTGGTTGGATTCTGTTTTGAACAAGGTGAACAGATGTTGGTATATGAGTTTATGCCTAACGGAACTCTGAGGGAGAGTTTATCAG GGAAGAGTGGAATTTATCTAGACTGGAAAATGAGACTTCGAGCTGCACTTGGTTCAGCTAGAGGATTGACTTACTTGCATGAGCTTGCCATCCCTCCTATAATCCACAGAGATATCAACACCAGGAATATTCTCTTGGATGAAAATCTAACAGCTAGGGTTGCAGATTTTGGCTTGTCCAAGCTTGGTTCTGACAGTTCCAATGGCCATGTATCTACTCAAGTTAAAGGCACACCG GGTTATATTGATCCTGAATATTACATGACCCAAAAATTGACAAACAAAAGTGATGTGTATAGCTTTGGTGTGGTTATGCTTGAGCTGGTAACAGCTAAACTGCCTATTGAGAAGGGGAAGCACATTGTCCACGAAGTGAGAATGGCGATGGACAAGAATGATGAAGAATGCTATGGATTAGGGAACATGATGGATCCAGCAATTCGAAACGCGGCCAATCTGGTAGGCTTCGTGAGATTTGTAGATTTGGCAATGCAATGTGTGGAAGAATCAGCAGCAGATCGTCCAACAATGAGTGAACTGGTGAAAGAACTCGAAACAATTATTCTGCAGAATGATGGACTTGATACAAACTCAACATCAGCATCCTCTATCGGCACATCCTCTGCCACAGTTTTTGGCATGACAAAAG CATCAGGAAATAAGGAGATACGAGAGGACTTGGAGAACAGTGGAGAGAGCTTGCCATCTACCGATTTCAGTCGACTCTGA
- the LOC140004595 gene encoding leucine-rich repeat receptor protein kinase HPCA1-like isoform X4, with the protein MAALRLLLLFLVMSAGCRGIFSNTDPRDVTVLLSLKDQWQNTPPSWGKSDDPCGFPWEGVSCNNYSRVTELLLSAMGLSGKLSGDIGGLTELTSMDLSFNRGLTGPLSPRIGDLQNLSILILTGCSFNGNIPSELGNLAQLSFLALNINNFTGEIPPSLGKLSNLYCLDIADNQLTGSIPISSLTETPGLDLLKKAQHFHFNNNQLSGQIPGTLFSSEMVLIHVLFNGNNLTGGIPSTLGYVQTLEVLRLDRNALTGNVPLNFKNLTNLTELHLEHNQLSGPFPDLTGMKDLNYVDLSNNSFQQSQAPDWFGILESLTTLVAEYGSLEGTVPQKLFALPQIQQVKLRNNAFNETLDMGRTIGQQLKVVDLENNEIAFAALGSGYDNTPILLAGNPVCSADLAKTNYCEDMQPLPPYCTSLANCASTSCPADKKLSPQSCECAHPYEGTMYFRAPSSRELSNYTLFHQLEISLWTKLNLTPGSVSLQKPFFNVDDLLQVHLAFFPSVGEYFNRSEVQRMGFALNYYIFMPPEQFGSFYFRPFPYTFGAERKNAISKTIVTAIAACSVILGLLLICLGIYAVRQKRRAERAVELSKPFASWAPSRKDSGGAPQLKGARWFSYDELKKSTNNFSEKNEIGSGGYGKVYRGMLPSGLFVAIKRSQQGSKQGGHEFKTEIELLSRVHHKNLVGLVGFCFEQGEQMLVYEFMPNGTLRESLSGKSGIYLDWKMRLRAALGSARGLTYLHELAIPPIIHRDINTRNILLDENLTARVADFGLSKLGSDSSNGHVSTQVKGTPGYIDPEYYMTQKLTNKSDVYSFGVVMLELVTAKLPIEKGKHIVHEVRMAMDKNDEECYGLGNMMDPAIRNAANLVGFVRFVDLAMQCVEESAADRPTMSELVKELETIILQNDGLDTNSTSASSIGTSSATVFGMTKGAKHLYDVMPRK; encoded by the exons ATGGCAGCCCTTCGGCTCCTCCTCCTTTTTTTAGTGATGTCTGCAGGATGTCGTGGGATCTTCTCTAACACAGATCCTCGCGATG TTACTGTTCTTCTGTCTTTGAAAGATCAGTGGCAAAACACACCACCAAGTTGGGGCAAGTCAGATGATCCTTGTGGATTTCCTTGGGAAGGAGTCTCCTGTAACAACTACTCAAGGGTCACTGAATT GCTATTATCAGCTATGGGACTATCAGGTAAACTCAGTGGTGATATTGGAGGACTCACTGAATTGACGTCCAT GGATCTATCATTCAACCGAGGTCTCACTGGTCCACTCTCTCCACGAATAGGAGACTTGCAAAATTTGAGTATATT AATCCTCACTGGATGTAGCTTCAATGGAAATATACCAAGTGAACTAGGGAATCTTGCACAATTGTCCTTCCT GGCACTTAACATAAATAACTTCACTGGAGAGATACCACCATCGCTGGGAAAGCTTTCCAACTTATACTGTCTTGATATAGCAGATAATCAGTTGACAGGATCAATACCTATTTCATCTCTGACTGAAACACCAGGATTGGACCTCCTAAAAAAGGCACAACACTT CCATTTCAACAATAACCAGCTTTCTGGCCAAATTCCAGGCACACTTTTCAGCTCAGAAATGGTACTTATACATGT ACTGTTTAATGGTAACAACTTGACCGGAGGAATCCCCTCAACATTAGGATATGTTCAGACACTTGAGGTTCT GAGGCTAGATCGAAATGCCCTGACTGGCAATGTCCCATTAAACTTCAAAAATCTCACGAATTTGACGGAATT GCACCTAGAACATAATCAGTTATCAGGTCCATTTCCAGACTTGACCGGAATGAAAGACCTCAACTACGT GGACTTGAGCAACAACTCTTTTCAACAATCGCAAGCTCCAGACTGGTTCGGTATATTAGAGTCACTAACAACCTT GGTTGCTGAATACGGATCACTTGAGGGAACAGTGCCTCAGAAACTCTTCGCTTTACCTCAAATTCAACAAGT CAAACTGAGAAACAATGCATTTAACGAGACACTGGATATGGGCAGAACCATTGGTCAGCAACTTAAAGTTGTTGATTTGGAGAACAATGAAATAGCCTTCGCTGCTCTTGGTTCTGGTTATGACAATACACCGAT ATTGCTAGCAGGAAACCCAGTCTGCAGCGCAGATCTTGCAAAGACCAATTACTGTGAGGATATGCAACCACTTCCACCCTATTGTACGAGCCTGGCTAATTGTGCAAGCACATCCTGCCCTGCTGATAAGAAACTCAGTCCACAGAGTTGTGAATGTGCTCATCCATATGAGGGAACAATGTACTTCAGAGCGCCATCCTCCAGGGAGTTGTCTAATTATACTCTATTTCACCAGTTGGAAATTAGCCTGTGGACGAAGTTAAACCTTACTCCTGGCTCAGTTTCTCTGCAGAAACCATTCTTCAATGTTGACGACTTGCTTCAGGTGCATTTGGCATTTTTTCCATCCGTAGGAGAGTATTTCAATAGGTCAGAGGTCCAGAGGATGGGATTTGCTTTAAATTATTACATTTTCATGCCTCCAGAGCAATTTGGGTCCTTCTACTTCAGGCCATTTCCTTACACTTTCGGTG CTGAACGTAAAAATGCCATAAGCAAAACAATTGTTACAGCGATAGCTGCTTGCAGCGTCATTCTGGGATTGTTGCTCATTTGCCTAGGCATCTATGCTGTCCGCCAAAAGAGACGGGCTGAAAGAGCTGTTGAATTAAGTAAACCATTTG CATCTTGGGCTCCAAGTCGCAAGGACAGTGGGGGAGCACCACAACTAAAAGGAGCTCGTTGGTTTTCTTACGATGAGCTGAAGAAATCAACTAATAACTTTTCTGAGAAAAATGAGATCGGTTCTGGTGGCTATGGCAAG GTCTATAGAGGGATGCTCCCAAGTGGACTATTTGTTGCTATCAAAAGATCACAACAAGGCTCCAAGCAAGGTGGACATGAATTCAAAACTGAAATTGAGTTGCTGTCACGAGTTCATCACAAGAACCTCGTTGGCTTGGTTGGATTCTGTTTTGAACAAGGTGAACAGATGTTGGTATATGAGTTTATGCCTAACGGAACTCTGAGGGAGAGTTTATCAG GGAAGAGTGGAATTTATCTAGACTGGAAAATGAGACTTCGAGCTGCACTTGGTTCAGCTAGAGGATTGACTTACTTGCATGAGCTTGCCATCCCTCCTATAATCCACAGAGATATCAACACCAGGAATATTCTCTTGGATGAAAATCTAACAGCTAGGGTTGCAGATTTTGGCTTGTCCAAGCTTGGTTCTGACAGTTCCAATGGCCATGTATCTACTCAAGTTAAAGGCACACCG GGTTATATTGATCCTGAATATTACATGACCCAAAAATTGACAAACAAAAGTGATGTGTATAGCTTTGGTGTGGTTATGCTTGAGCTGGTAACAGCTAAACTGCCTATTGAGAAGGGGAAGCACATTGTCCACGAAGTGAGAATGGCGATGGACAAGAATGATGAAGAATGCTATGGATTAGGGAACATGATGGATCCAGCAATTCGAAACGCGGCCAATCTGGTAGGCTTCGTGAGATTTGTAGATTTGGCAATGCAATGTGTGGAAGAATCAGCAGCAGATCGTCCAACAATGAGTGAACTGGTGAAAGAACTCGAAACAATTATTCTGCAGAATGATGGACTTGATACAAACTCAACATCAGCATCCTCTATCGGCACATCCTCTGCCACAGTTTTTGGCATGACAAAAGGTGCTAAACACCTCTATGATGTGATGCCTAG GAAATAA